The Aphis gossypii isolate Hap1 chromosome 3, ASM2018417v2, whole genome shotgun sequence genome includes a region encoding these proteins:
- the LOC114124954 gene encoding probable medium-chain specific acyl-CoA dehydrogenase, mitochondrial isoform X5, which produces MITVNQVLRNVCRNTRYVIANRKYSEQSQDTPFSLELSDTQKEFRDLARKFAREEIIPVAAEYDRTGQYPWDIIKKAHSVGLLNGHIPEHCGGMNMSVMDGCLVAEELGYGCTGIKTALEASGLGQMPVIIGGNKEQQKKYLGRLIEEPLVAAYGVTEPGAGSDVNALKTKAVKKGDEYIINGQKMWITNGGVANWYFVLARTDMDPKAPASKAFTGFIVDADTPGLTPGRKELNMGQKASDTRGITFEDVRVPKENVLTGEGQGFKIAMSTFDKTRPPVAAGAVGLAQRALDEAAKYSLERKAFGVPIAKHQAVAFMLADMAIGIEAARLTYMKAAFEVDQGRRNSYYASISKAYAADVANKCATDAVQIFGGNGFNTEYPVEKLMRDAKIYQIYEGTAQIQRLIISRDIIEKTKQTM; this is translated from the exons atgattacagTCAATCAA gtattacGTAATGTATGCCGTAACACTAGATACGTTATTGCAAATAGGAAGTATAGTGAACAATCTCAAGACACACCTTTCAGTCTAG aattatctGATACACAAAAGGAATTTCGTGACTTGGCAAGAAAATTTGCTAGAGAAGAAATTATACCTGTTGCGGCTGAATATGATAGAACTGGTCAGTACCCTTgggatataataaaaaaagcacATTCAGTTGGACTTCTCAATGGCCATATTCCTGAACATTGTG GTGGTATGAACATGTCTGTGATGGATGGATGCTTGGTTGCTGAAGAACTGGGTTATGGATGTACTGGAATTAAAACTGCTCTAGAAGCAAGTGGTTTGGGT CAAATGCCAGTTATAATTGGTGGAAATAAAGAACAACAGAAAAAATACCTTGGAAGGTTAATTGAAGAGCCTTTGGTAgct GCCTATGGTGTAACAGAACCTGGTGCTGGTTCAGATGTCAAtgctttaaaaacaaaagctGTGAAAAAGGGTGACGAATATATCATTAATGGACAAAAAATGTGGATAACCAATGGTGGTGTGGCCAACTGGTATTTTGTATTAGCTCGCACTGATATGGACCCTAAAGCACCAGCAAGCAAAGCATTCACTGGTTTTATTGTTGATGCTGATACACCTGGCCTCACACCTGGGCgaaaa GAATTAAATATGGGACAAAAAGCTTCAGATACGAGAGGAATTACTTTTGAAGATGTCCGAGTGCCcaaagaaaatgtattaactggAGAAGGCCAAGGCTTTAAAATTGCTATGTCAACATTTGACAAAACCAGACCACCTGTTGCTGCTGGAGCTGTTGGCTTAGCTCAAAGAGCATTGGATGAAGCTGCTAAGTATTCGCTTGAAAGAAAAGCATTTGGAGTACCTATCGCTAAACACCAA GCTGTTGCTTTTATGTTAGCTGACATGGCCATTGGTATTGAGGCTGCTCGACTTACATACATGAAAGCTGCATTTGAAGTTGATCAAGGACGGCGTAATTCGTATTATGCATCAATTTCTAAAGCCTATGCTGCAGATGTGGCAAATAAATGTGCTACTGATGCCGTACAG ATATTTGGTGGAAATGGTTTCAACACAGAATACCCTGTAGAGAAGTTAATGAGAGAtgctaaaatatatcaaatttatgaaGGCACTGCTCAAATCCAACGGTTGATTATTTCAAGGGACATCATTGAAAAAACCAAACAAACTatgtaa
- the LOC114124954 gene encoding probable medium-chain specific acyl-CoA dehydrogenase, mitochondrial isoform X4: MITVNQVLIRNVCRSTRYVITNRKYSEQSQYTPFSLELSDTQKEFRDLARKFAREEIIPVAAEYDRTGQYPWDIIKKAHSVGLLNGHIPEHCGGMNMSVMDGCLVAEELGYGCTGIKTALEASGLGQMPVIIGGNKEQQKKYLGRLIEEPLVAAYGVTEPGAGSDVNALKTKAVKKGDEYIINGQKMWITNGGVANWYFVLARTDMDPKAPASKAFTGFIVDADTPGLTPGRKELNMGQKASDTRGITFEDVRVPKENVLTGEGQGFKIAMSTFDKTRPPVAAGAVGLAQRALDEAAKYSLERKAFGVPIAKHQAVAFMLADMAIGIEAARLTYMKAAFEVDQGRRNSYYASISKAYAADVANKCATDAVQIFGGNGFNTEYPVEKLMRDAKIYQIYEGTAQIQRLIISRDIIEKTKQTM, from the exons aattatctGATACACAAAAGGAATTTCGTGACTTGGCAAGAAAATTTGCTAGAGAAGAAATTATACCTGTTGCGGCTGAATATGATAGAACTGGTCAGTACCCTTgggatataataaaaaaagcacATTCAGTTGGACTTCTCAATGGCCATATTCCTGAACATTGTG GTGGTATGAACATGTCTGTGATGGATGGATGCTTGGTTGCTGAAGAACTGGGTTATGGATGTACTGGAATTAAAACTGCTCTAGAAGCAAGTGGTTTGGGT CAAATGCCAGTTATAATTGGTGGAAATAAAGAACAACAGAAAAAATACCTTGGAAGGTTAATTGAAGAGCCTTTGGTAgct GCCTATGGTGTAACAGAACCTGGTGCTGGTTCAGATGTCAAtgctttaaaaacaaaagctGTGAAAAAGGGTGACGAATATATCATTAATGGACAAAAAATGTGGATAACCAATGGTGGTGTGGCCAACTGGTATTTTGTATTAGCTCGCACTGATATGGACCCTAAAGCACCAGCAAGCAAAGCATTCACTGGTTTTATTGTTGATGCTGATACACCTGGCCTCACACCTGGGCgaaaa GAATTAAATATGGGACAAAAAGCTTCAGATACGAGAGGAATTACTTTTGAAGATGTCCGAGTGCCcaaagaaaatgtattaactggAGAAGGCCAAGGCTTTAAAATTGCTATGTCAACATTTGACAAAACCAGACCACCTGTTGCTGCTGGAGCTGTTGGCTTAGCTCAAAGAGCATTGGATGAAGCTGCTAAGTATTCGCTTGAAAGAAAAGCATTTGGAGTACCTATCGCTAAACACCAA GCTGTTGCTTTTATGTTAGCTGACATGGCCATTGGTATTGAGGCTGCTCGACTTACATACATGAAAGCTGCATTTGAAGTTGATCAAGGACGGCGTAATTCGTATTATGCATCAATTTCTAAAGCCTATGCTGCAGATGTGGCAAATAAATGTGCTACTGATGCCGTACAG ATATTTGGTGGAAATGGTTTCAACACAGAATACCCTGTAGAGAAGTTAATGAGAGAtgctaaaatatatcaaatttatgaaGGCACTGCTCAAATCCAACGGTTGATTATTTCAAGGGACATCATTGAAAAAACCAAACAAACTatgtaa